Genomic DNA from Microbacterium neungamense:
TGGCGCGGATCAGGGCGCTGATGATGCCGCGGTCGCTGCTGCCGAGGATCCGGTCCCGATCAGACGGCGCGCGCGTCTGAGCGCTCGGCGGGCGGGGCGGACTGCTCGCGGCGCGCCGCGGGGTGCGCCTCCGCGTGTTCGGCGCACGCCACGGCGTCGCAGTCCTCGCACACCACGGACTGCCGGCGGCAGGAGGCATCAGGGCAGTTCGCGGTGCGGCTGGTCGCCGCGCCGCATCCGCTGCACTCGCCGATGACGGCCGCGTGATCGGAGAAGGCGATCGCGCCGCGCCCGTCGAAGACGTACAGCGAGCCCTCCCAGAGGCCGTCGTCGCCGAAGGTCTCGCCGTAGCGGACGATGCCGCCGTCGAGCTGGTACACCTCGCCGAAGCCGCGCGCCGTCATCAGGCTGGAGAGCACCTCGCAGCGGATGCCGCCGGTGCAGTACGTCACCACCGGCTTGTCCTTGAGGTCGTCGTACGCTCCGGAGTCGAGCAGCCGCACGAAGTCGCGGGTGGTCTCGGTGTCGGGGACGACGGCGCCGCGGAAGCGCCCGATCTGCGCCTCGAGCGCATTGCGGCCGTCGAAGAACACGACCTCCTCGCCGCGTTCGGCGACGAGCTCGTGCAGCGCCTCGGGGGTGAGGCGGATGCCGCCGCCGACGACGCCGTGCTCATCGACGCGCAGCTCGCCCGGCGCTCCGAACGACACGATCTCGTCGCGCACCTTCACGCTCAGCTTCGGGAAGTCGAGGCTGAGACCGTCCTCGTCGAGCCCGGTGCCCTCGCTCCACTTGATGTCGGCGTTCTTGAAGGCGGGGTACTCGCGGAAGCGTCGCACCCACTTCTTCACGTTCGGCAGGTCACCGCCCAGGGTGCCGTTGATGCCGTGCGACGAGATCAGGATGCGGCCGCGGAGCTTCAGCGCCTCACACAGATCGCGCTGCCAGAGCCGGAGCGCCTCGGGGTCGGCGAGCGGCGCGAACGCGTAGAACAGGACGATCTTCGGGGTGGGCACCAGGAGATTCTAGGCGCCCGTCCTCCCGGTCCCTCCCGGCCGCCGCGCGCCCTCCACAGCTCGCACCGGCGCAGCCGGAGCGAGACGAACGCCCCCGGTCGTTGAGCGCCCTTCGACAGGCTCAGGAACCGCACCGGCGCAGCCGGAGCGAGACGAAACGCCCTCGGCGGATCGGGACGCCACAGCCCCCAGTTGTTCCCCCTCCCCCGGTCGTTGAGCGCCCTTCGACAGGCTCAGGAACCGCACCGGCGCAGCCGGAGCGAGACGAAACGCCCTCGCCGATCGGATAGGATGGTCAGGTTGTTCCCCAGGTGACGTGTCCGAGCGGCCGAAGGAGCACGCTTGGAAAGCGTGTGTTGTGCAAGCAACCGAGGGTTCGAATCCCTCCGTCACCGCCGACTGTCCGAAGGCCTCCGCGTAGCGGGGGCCTTCGGACATTTATCGAGGTTGTGGGATTCGAACCAGCGGCGCGCAGCGCCGCCGCGTGACCCGCGGGGCGTCAGTCCTCGAATCGGATGCCGTAGCTGAGCGTCCCCGGCGGGGACGCCAGCGGCACCATGCCGAGCCGCTCGTAGAAGGCCCTGGCACCGGTGTTCTCGGGGCTGAGTCCCAGATGCAGCCCGGGAACGCCCCGGCGGCGCAGCTCGGTGAACAGCGTGTCCATCAGCGCCCGTCCGAGACCCTGCCCCTGGGTCTCCGGGAGCAGGTCGATGTGCAGGTGCGCGGGGTACTCGGCGGTGTTCGGCTCGCGGCCGGGCGCGCGGCCCGCCGCGTACCTGATGATGCCGTCCTGCCGGGTGGGCTCGGCCTGGCCGGACAGCGGGTACCGCTCGGCATGCGTCGGCCACCACTCGTCCCGGAACCACTGCTCGAAGGCGTCCGTGTCATCCGTGGCGACGATGTAGCCGATCACACGGCCGTCCTCCGCCTCGACCACCCAAGCCAGATCCGGATGCCGTTCGGCGTAGGGCACCGCGAACACGTCGCCCCACAACCGGTCATCGGTGAACATCCCGGTCGCGTCCCCGCCGGCATCCGCGGTGCGCACGCACACCTCGTAGAGCGCATCGCAGTCTTCGGGGCGGTACGGACGGATGCGCGGCGCGGCGGTCTCCTCGGGATCCGGCCCGGACGGAACGGCCGGCGCGGACGGCCCGGACGGCGCCGACGGCCCGGACGGCTCAGACGGCCCGGACGGCCCGGACGGCGCCGACGGCCCGGACGGGTCAGACGGCGCCGCGGACGGAGCATCCGTCCATCCCAGCGAAGCCCACGAGGACGCTGCCGCGACGACGATCAGCGCCGCGCCGACGCCGACGAGGATTCCGCCCACCGTGTCGGTCAGCCAGTGCACGCTCAGCACGGTGCGCGACAGCGCCATCAGCACCGTCCACAGGATGCCGAGAACCGCGACCCAGATCCGCGGGAACACCGCCCACAGCACGACCGCGATCGTCGCGGCGTTCGCCGCATGCCCGGACGGGAAGGAACCGAAGTCGGAGGCCACGAGCATGTCGTCGGGACGCGCCCTGCGGAACACCCCCTTGATCAGCTGCACCATCGCGGCGCTCACCGCGAACGCG
This window encodes:
- a CDS encoding rhodanese-related sulfurtransferase, which produces MPTPKIVLFYAFAPLADPEALRLWQRDLCEALKLRGRILISSHGINGTLGGDLPNVKKWVRRFREYPAFKNADIKWSEGTGLDEDGLSLDFPKLSVKVRDEIVSFGAPGELRVDEHGVVGGGIRLTPEALHELVAERGEEVVFFDGRNALEAQIGRFRGAVVPDTETTRDFVRLLDSGAYDDLKDKPVVTYCTGGIRCEVLSSLMTARGFGEVYQLDGGIVRYGETFGDDGLWEGSLYVFDGRGAIAFSDHAAVIGECSGCGAATSRTANCPDASCRRQSVVCEDCDAVACAEHAEAHPAARREQSAPPAERSDARAV
- a CDS encoding GNAT family N-acetyltransferase: MTAHRTITRRAALTTGTGLITAACLLGILVVVLPGEATASFDVAWNSFMAEVRQPWMLAFAHVMNKTGGGWIATILVPMLIAGLLVLLQRWRSALFAFFAFAVSAAMVQLIKGVFRRARPDDMLVASDFGSFPSGHAANAATIAVVLWAVFPRIWVAVLGILWTVLMALSRTVLSVHWLTDTVGGILVGVGAALIVVAAASSWASLGWTDAPSAAPSDPSGPSAPSGPSGPSEPSGPSAPSGPSAPAVPSGPDPEETAAPRIRPYRPEDCDALYEVCVRTADAGGDATGMFTDDRLWGDVFAVPYAERHPDLAWVVEAEDGRVIGYIVATDDTDAFEQWFRDEWWPTHAERYPLSGQAEPTRQDGIIRYAAGRAPGREPNTAEYPAHLHIDLLPETQGQGLGRALMDTLFTELRRRGVPGLHLGLSPENTGARAFYERLGMVPLASPPGTLSYGIRFED